In Nerophis ophidion isolate RoL-2023_Sa linkage group LG03, RoL_Noph_v1.0, whole genome shotgun sequence, the following are encoded in one genomic region:
- the LOC133550213 gene encoding neutral cholesterol ester hydrolase 1-like, producing the protein MFLLQLLVFMPVVLFLVLLLVLFLVLYLVLVQHKSWTPVPAGIKQPGKLRMLQLSYFVVVTGAFLLERVGVGHHITLMRWYFNNVERLMKNLTPTQDGKVLRVSDVTFDGVPVRVYEPRGGEERGLKRGLLYLHGGGWTYGSAKEGSCDAHNRTTADQLHAVVVSVEYGLYPEVQFPRQYLDCLAAAKHFLSPEVLAKYGVDPCRVGVSGDSAGGNLAAAVAQEISGDDNTSVKFSAQALIYPALQAVDFNTPSYRRNQDVLMLSRSLMVDFWLQYLGQDRSFKDHFLSNRHQAAVSPQLRARADWTALLPPRYKEGHQFFPPRDRTPSEGLGVPGLQDVRAAPLLASSEVLARCPRAYVVTCEYDVLRDDGLMYAQRLKDAGVAVTADHYEDGFHGCFSLTLVPFRFDLGVKTFRRYVRWLHDNL; encoded by the exons ATGTTTCTGCTGCAGCTGCTCGTCTTCATGCCTGTGGTTCTGTTCCTGGTTCTGCTCCTGGTTCTGTTCCTGGTTCTGTACCTGGTTCTGGTGCAGCACAAATCCTGGACTCCAGTGCCTGCTGGCATCAAGCAGCCGGGGAAGCTGAGGATGCTGCAACTTTCCTACTTTGTCGTCGTCACAGGG GCCTTCCTGTTGGAGCGTGTGGGTGTTGGCCACCACATCACCTTGATGCGGTGGTATTTCAACAACGTGGAGCGCCTCATGAAGAACCTGACGCCCACGCAGGACGGGAAGGTCTTGAGGGTCAGCGACGTGACGTTCGACGGCGTCCCCGTGCGAGTTTACGAGCCCCGTGGCGGCGAGGAGCGAGGTCTGAAGAGAGGCCTGCTGTACCTGCACGGCGGAGGCTGGACGTACGGCAGCGCCA AGGAAGGTTCCTGCGACGCCCACAACAGAACGACCGCCGACCAGCTCCACGCCGTCGTGGTCTCTGTGGA GTACGGTCTTTATCCGGAGGTACAGTTTCCCAGGCAGTACCTGGACTGCCTCGCCGCCGCCAAGCACTTCCTGTCCCCGGAAGTGCTCGCCAAGTACGGCGTCGACCCGTGCCGTGTGGGCGTGTCCGGTGACAGCGCGGGCGGCAACCTGGCGGCAGCTGTTGCTCAAGAG ATCTCTGGCGATGACAACACCAGCGTGAAATTCAGCGCGCAGGCGTTGATCTACCCGGCGCTCCAAGCGGTGGACTTCAACACGCCGTCTTATAGGCGGAACCAAGACGTGCTGATGCTCTCCAGGTCGCTCATGGTGGACTTCTGGCTGCAGTACCTCGGCCAGGACCGCTCCTTCAAGGACCACTTCCTGTCCAACCGCCACCAGGCGGCCGTTTCGCCGCAGCTCCGGGCGCGCGCGGACTGGACCGCCCTCCTGCCGCCCAGGTACAAGGAAGGCCACCAGTTCTTTCCGCCGCGCGACCGGACACCAAGCGAGGGGCTGGGGGTGCCGGGTCTGCAGGATGTGCGTGCGGCGCCCCTGCTGGCGAGCTCGGAGGTGCTGGCCAGGTGCCCGCGGGCGTACGTGGTGACGTGCGAGTACGACGTGCTGAGAGACGACGGGCTCATGTACGCGCAGCGCCTGAAGGACGCCGGCGTGGCGGTGACGGCCGACCATTACGAGGACGGCTTTCACGGGTGCTTCAGCCTCACCCTGGTTCCTTTCCGCTTTGACTTGGGGGTGAAGACGTTCAGACGTTACGTTCGTTGGCTCCATGACAACCTGTGA